One genomic region from Candidatus Nezhaarchaeota archaeon encodes:
- a CDS encoding tRNA-binding protein → MKPEVSLEDLKRLDLRVVKVLEAERIPGLSKVLKLRVDIGGEVRDIVAGGAEFYSPEYFKGRVFIAIVNLREKHIGGVVSRGMLLAADLGGKPVWLTVMEDVPPGTKVK, encoded by the coding sequence TTGAAACCAGAGGTCTCCCTCGAAGATTTAAAAAGGCTTGACTTAAGGGTAGTTAAAGTTCTAGAAGCTGAGCGCATTCCAGGGTTGTCCAAAGTGTTGAAACTCAGGGTGGATATTGGAGGGGAAGTAAGAGATATAGTGGCTGGAGGGGCTGAGTTTTACAGCCCGGAGTATTTTAAGGGGAGAGTCTTCATAGCTATAGTTAACTTGCGAGAAAAACATATCGGAGGCGTAGTATCAAGGGGTATGTTACTAGCCGCTGATCTTGGAGGTAAGCCGGTGTGGCTAACTGTAATGGAAGACGTGCCTCCAGGCACTAAGGTTAAGTAG
- a CDS encoding Lrp/AsnC family transcriptional regulator produces the protein MSLDDVDFKILRLLQEDARTPFSRIARQVGISEGTVHMRVKKLKKLGALRGFQALVNPLSVGKGFTAITLVKADPAKHSEILERLKSMPDIYEVYDVTGEYDAVVKLRSESKEGLASIIDSIGQIAGVSATLTMVVLKTVKEEYRIRF, from the coding sequence ATGAGCTTAGACGATGTCGATTTTAAGATCCTCAGGCTCCTTCAAGAAGATGCGAGGACCCCCTTCTCAAGGATAGCCAGGCAGGTAGGTATTAGTGAAGGAACAGTGCATATGAGGGTCAAGAAGTTAAAAAAGTTGGGTGCCTTAAGGGGCTTCCAAGCTCTTGTAAATCCACTGAGCGTTGGTAAGGGATTTACCGCCATCACATTAGTAAAGGCAGACCCTGCTAAGCACTCTGAAATCTTGGAGAGACTTAAGTCCATGCCCGATATTTACGAAGTATACGACGTCACCGGTGAGTACGACGCAGTAGTTAAACTTCGCTCAGAGAGTAAGGAAGGATTGGCCTCAATTATAGATAGCATAGGCCAAATAGCTGGAGTATCTGCTACTTTGACAATGGTAGTCTTAAAAACTGTAAAAGAAGAATATAGAATTCGCTTTTAA
- a CDS encoding Kae1-associated kinase Bud32, protein MSGWKRLKKGAEAELYLTQWLGLPVVVKRRVPKPYRRPDFDLQLRRARTLKEASLMIAARKQGVPVPLLLCVDVAETSLIMEYLEGPTLRDLLVAGIDVEEAMRQVGRYIGRLHYGGLVHGDLTTSNMIVLDNKVFLLDFGLGDYSASIEARGVDLHLMLRALESLVPSRAHKLFATVLKGYAEVMSGLTQEVVKRAMLVRLRGRYVEERRSQ, encoded by the coding sequence ATGAGCGGCTGGAAGAGATTAAAGAAGGGGGCTGAGGCAGAACTTTATTTGACTCAATGGCTTGGCTTACCAGTAGTTGTAAAGCGGAGAGTGCCTAAGCCGTATCGGAGGCCGGACTTTGACCTTCAATTAAGGAGGGCCAGGACACTGAAGGAGGCTTCGCTAATGATAGCTGCTCGAAAGCAGGGGGTGCCCGTTCCTTTATTATTGTGCGTTGATGTTGCGGAGACTTCGCTAATCATGGAGTACCTCGAGGGGCCTACTCTTAGAGACTTACTGGTGGCTGGTATCGATGTGGAGGAGGCTATGCGTCAAGTGGGTCGTTACATTGGTAGGCTTCATTATGGGGGCCTAGTCCATGGCGACTTAACTACCTCCAATATGATAGTGCTGGACAACAAGGTATTTCTACTAGACTTCGGGCTGGGGGACTATAGCGCCTCCATAGAGGCAAGAGGGGTTGACCTACACTTAATGCTCAGAGCTCTTGAAAGCCTAGTACCAAGTAGGGCTCATAAGCTCTTTGCCACGGTGTTGAAAGGATACGCAGAGGTAATGAGTGGTTTAACACAGGAAGTAGTTAAGAGGGCAATGCTAGTTAGGCTAAGAGGTAGATATGTAGAGGAGAGGAGGAGTCAGTAA